Proteins from a genomic interval of Lacticaseibacillus pabuli:
- a CDS encoding O-acetyl-ADP-ribose deacetylase — translation MRVRVEVIRGDITKSRVDAIVNAANPSLLGGGGVDGAIHRAAGPQLLAACRQLGSCPRGEARVTNGFNLPAHFIIHTPGPIWQGGIADEAHVLADCYRNSLQLAEKMGCRTVDFASISTGIYGFPLPRAARIATQTINEVISENPGKLRRIRMVAFDGETENAYKQALSAAYFNMA, via the coding sequence ATGCGAGTTAGAGTAGAAGTAATCCGAGGCGACATCACGAAGAGTCGGGTCGATGCAATCGTGAACGCTGCCAACCCGAGTCTTCTCGGTGGCGGCGGTGTGGACGGTGCCATTCACCGTGCAGCGGGTCCCCAATTGTTGGCGGCCTGTCGTCAGTTAGGCTCATGCCCGCGCGGCGAGGCACGTGTGACGAACGGCTTCAACTTGCCAGCCCACTTCATCATCCACACGCCCGGTCCAATCTGGCAGGGTGGCATTGCGGATGAGGCACACGTGCTGGCGGACTGCTACCGCAACAGCTTGCAGTTGGCTGAAAAGATGGGGTGCCGCACGGTCGACTTCGCATCAATCAGTACCGGCATTTACGGCTTTCCATTGCCACGTGCCGCGCGGATTGCGACGCAGACAATCAACGAGGTTATCTCCGAAAATCCTGGTAAGCTCCGCCGCATCCGGATGGTTGCCTTTGATGGCGAAACGGAGAATGCATACAAACAGGCTTTGTCCGCCGCGTACTTTAACATGGCATAG
- a CDS encoding DNA/RNA non-specific endonuclease, with product MTNKFRLSGFVAAVAATIGLGIGVGQAAPQQAQAAAPKANSYAWFAAKNYQGQQVITVNGNKVDFTRNELKNSGAWAKYGNLDKYNRATTAQASLNYKLMPKKEREPLYVDPTGWHNKKIGGGYLFNRSHLIGYQLTGQNNNPKNLITGTASLNAPSMERYENQVAGYMRQHHSSYIRYRVEPVFRGKELLARGVHMEAQSLGSNAVHFNVYIFNVQKGVSLNYNNGTSVVSKAAMATPTKTAVKKPAVKKAPVKKATTKKYVVKKTPAKKAPAKGVSDNTTVYIVGSGHVYHLNRNCVALKRSHNVMKMTLKQAKARGHYSKCKLEH from the coding sequence ATGACTAATAAGTTCCGTTTGAGTGGCTTTGTCGCCGCCGTTGCGGCAACCATTGGCTTGGGCATTGGGGTCGGTCAAGCCGCACCACAGCAGGCACAGGCAGCTGCACCGAAGGCCAACAGTTACGCGTGGTTTGCGGCCAAGAACTATCAGGGCCAGCAGGTAATCACCGTCAATGGCAACAAGGTGGACTTCACCCGCAACGAGCTGAAGAATTCCGGCGCGTGGGCCAAGTACGGTAACCTGGACAAGTACAACCGGGCAACCACGGCGCAGGCCAGCTTGAACTACAAGCTGATGCCTAAGAAGGAACGCGAACCACTCTATGTCGACCCAACCGGCTGGCACAACAAGAAGATTGGCGGCGGCTACTTGTTCAACCGGAGCCACTTGATTGGTTACCAGCTGACTGGTCAGAACAATAACCCGAAGAACTTGATCACCGGGACGGCTTCACTGAACGCACCAAGCATGGAACGGTACGAAAACCAGGTTGCCGGCTACATGCGCCAACACCACAGCAGCTACATCCGTTACCGCGTGGAACCCGTATTCCGCGGTAAGGAATTGCTCGCTCGTGGGGTGCACATGGAAGCCCAGAGCCTCGGTAGCAACGCCGTGCACTTCAACGTTTACATCTTTAACGTTCAGAAGGGTGTGTCACTGAACTACAACAACGGGACTAGCGTGGTCTCCAAGGCCGCGATGGCAACACCAACCAAGACGGCGGTCAAGAAGCCGGCTGTCAAGAAAGCGCCCGTTAAGAAGGCAACGACCAAAAAATATGTCGTTAAGAAGACACCTGCGAAGAAAGCACCAGCCAAGGGCGTTTCCGATAACACGACAGTTTACATCGTTGGTAGCGGTCATGTTTACCATTTGAACCGGAATTGTGTCGCACTTAAGCGCAGCCACAACGTCATGAAGATGACCTTGAAGCAAGCAAAAGCACGCGGCCATTACAGCAAATGCAAACTAGAACACTAA